GTGGCAGGAGGCACCAGCACCCTCCTTCACACCACCATCATGCAGGCCAATTTTCCGGATTTGTTCGCCAGGCGGCCAGCAGATTCAGTTCCTCTTGTCGGATATATCCTTTTTCGACAGCGATCTCAAGCAGAGTATCATATGAAGTGAGGGTTCGCAGCGGAATACCGGCATCCGCGAAAGTCTGGGTCGCTTTTTCAAATCCGTATGTAAAAATAGCGGCCACACCTACAACTTCCGCCCCTGCGTCGCGGACCGCCTGAGCCGCTTTGACTGACGATCCGCCAGTTGATATCAAATCTTCGATGACGACAACCCGTTGACCCGGACGGATCAACCCTTCGATCATGTTTTCCTTGCCGTGTCCTTTCGCGCTCGAACGGATATAGGCCATTGGCAAACACATTTTCTGCGCCACAAATGCGGCGTGCGGAATACCGGCGGTTGCGGTACCGGCTATCACGTCAACCAGTCCCCATTCGCAGTTGATCCGATTGGAAAATTCAGCCGCAATCAGATCGCGCACTTGGGGAAACGCCATTGTCAACCGGTTGTCGCAATAAATGGGCGATTTTATGCCTGACGTCCATGTAAATGGCTGCTGCGGACGCAGTGTAACAGCGCCGATTTGCAAAAGCATATGAGCAATCGTGTGTGCAATCGTGTTCATAAAGAGACCTCCATTTCTTCCAGTATCCGTTTGGCGGCGTCTTGCGGGTCGTCGGCATGCGTGATGGGACGGCCCACGACCAACCTGTGGGCGCCTGCTTTGATTGCATCGGCTGGCGTCAGAATGCGTTTTTGATCGTTGCTTGCCGCCCAGGCCGGACGAATGCCCGGAATTACGGTGACAAACCCGTCCCCGCACGCCTGTCGGATGGCAGCCAGTTCCTGGCCGGATGCCACGACCCCGTCCAGCCCTGCCTCCTGCGCCAACTTTGCATAACGGACGACTGTGTCTTCGACAGAACCCTGAATGCCGATCTGTTCGTTCATCATCTGCCGGTCTGTACTCGTCAACTGCGTTACGGCAATCACCAGCGGTCGATCGATCGATAACGCAGCCGCTGTTTCGATGGCCGCCTGTTTGGCCTGCTTCATCATCTCGATACCGCCCGCCGCGTGCACGTTGATGATCGATAC
The sequence above is a segment of the Effusibacillus dendaii genome. Coding sequences within it:
- the pyrE gene encoding orotate phosphoribosyltransferase; this encodes MNTIAHTIAHMLLQIGAVTLRPQQPFTWTSGIKSPIYCDNRLTMAFPQVRDLIAAEFSNRINCEWGLVDVIAGTATAGIPHAAFVAQKMCLPMAYIRSSAKGHGKENMIEGLIRPGQRVVVIEDLISTGGSSVKAAQAVRDAGAEVVGVAAIFTYGFEKATQTFADAGIPLRTLTSYDTLLEIAVEKGYIRQEELNLLAAWRTNPENWPA
- the pyrF gene encoding orotidine-5'-phosphate decarboxylase; translated protein: MADRLYVALDFDNGEDALRMVDRLGETVRCYKVGMELYFKTGPQILHQLQEAGKQIFLDLKIHDIPNTAAGAARSCTSFGVSIINVHAAGGIEMMKQAKQAAIETAAALSIDRPLVIAVTQLTSTDRQMMNEQIGIQGSVEDTVVRYAKLAQEAGLDGVVASGQELAAIRQACGDGFVTVIPGIRPAWAASNDQKRILTPADAIKAGAHRLVVGRPITHADDPQDAAKRILEEMEVSL